The Streptomyces sp. NBC_00435 nucleotide sequence CGGACCACCGGTCAGCAGGCAGTCGATCCGGCCTTCGGCGTACGCGCCCTGCTTTCCGTCGGCGGTGTAGTGGCTGAACCGGAAGGTGCCGCGGGAGGTACCCGCCGGGGCGTCCGGCTCGTCGGGTTCGGCCGGGGCGAAGCCGTGTGCGTCGAAGGAGAAGCGGACCTGCTGGCCGTCCGCCCGGTACATCTTGGCGGAGCCGGTGAGGCTCGATTCCTTCGGAGCCTTCCGTGCCGCGTCCGATCCGGACGCGGAGGCGGATACGGCGAGGCCGCCGATGACCGCCAGTGCGGTGAGGCCGACGACGGAGGTACGGAGGGTGGTGGCGCTCAACATCGTGAACTCCTCGGTTCCGGCGGCTGGTTCGCCGCTGTTCGGTGTGGCACCAGCCTCCGCCGGCCGGGTGGTCCGCGGCCATCGGCCGATCGGGAGATCCCTCCGGGGCCCGGCCACCCCTCTATGCCGTTCGGCAGAGGCCGCCGGCCCGGGCAGCCCCTAAGGTCGTGGGGTGAGGATCATGGGCATGGCACACCGGGACCGCGCCGTCATCTGCGCCGTGACCGCCGCCTGTTGCGCCGCCGCCCTGTTCCTGGGCGTACGGCCGCTGCCGGCGCTCGCGGCCGTCGGAGTCGTTCTCGGCGCCCTCTGCTGCTGGCCGCGCTCGCGCGGGTGGACCGGGGCCGCCACGGGCGGCGCCGGTGTCCTGCTCCTGGTGGCCTCCTTCGCCTGGCCCGGACGCGGAACGGCCGAGGGATCGGTGTGGCACCTGGTGGCCGTGGGAGCGGTGCTGCTGCTCCTGACGGCGGCGGTGCGCTGGTCGCCGCGACGGCAGCTGCTGGCGGGCGGCGGGCTCGGCGCCGTGGCGGTCGCCGTGTGGACCGTCCCGCTCGTACCGGACGCCTCCTTCTTCGAGTCCCTCGGTCTGATGGCCTTCTGGTCGGCGCCGGTCCTCGTCTCGGCCGTCGTCGGCGGCTATCCGCGCCTGATGGAGGACCGCCGCCGGCAGGCGGTCCTTGCCGCGCGCCGTGCCCAGCAGCTCGAACTCGCCCACGATCTGCACGATTTCGTCGCCCACGACGTGAGCGGCATCGTCGTGCAGGCGCAGGCAGCCCGGTTCGTGGCCCAGCAGGATCCGGCGGCGGCGGCCCGGGCACTGGAACGGATCGAGCGGGCCGGACTCGCGGCACTGGCCTCGATCGACCGGACGGTACGGATGCTGCACGCCGCCGACAAGAACCCCGGCGGCAGCGGCGGCCCGAGCCCGGACGAGGACGAGGACGAGGCCGCGGGAGGCGCCCGTACCGTCCTGCCCGGCACCGGCCAACTCGGTGAGGTCGTGGAGCGGTTCAGTGGGACGGGACCGGTCCGGGCCACCCTCGACCTGGCCCCGGGCGTCACCGACGCGCTCTCCCGCGAGGGGGCCGCCGCGGTCCACCGGGTCGTGGTGGAGGCGCTCACCAACGTACGCAGGCACGCGCCGGGGGCGGCCGGGGTACGAGTCGCGCTCAGCACCGACCGTACGACCGTCGAGGTCAGCGTGACCGACGACGGCGGCCGCGGCCGCTCTTCGCACCTGCCCGGGCTCCCCCGCCTCGACCGCGGACTCCGGGGCGCCAGGGGCGGCGGCGGACTGCTCGCGCTGGCCGAACGCGTCCGCGCCTGCGGCGGGACCTTCACCTCGGGCCCGTACTCGGACGGCTGGCGCGTGACCGCGATTCTTCCGGCCACGCCCCCTCCCGCCGTCGGACCGCACACCCCCGGACCGCGCACCGCCGGACCGCGCGCTCCCGGACCGCGCGCTCCCGGACCGCGCGCTCCCGGACCGCCCGCTCCCGGACCGCCCGCCACGGCATCATGAACCCGTGACCACCCGCATCCTGATAGCCGACGACCAGGAAGACGTGCGCAACGGCTTCCGCCTCATCCTCGACTCGCAGCCCGACATGACCGTCGTCGGGGAGGCGGCCGACGGCGTGGCAGCGGTCGAACTCGCCCGTGCGCTGCGGCCCGACGTCGTACTCGCCGACATCCGCATGCCGCGCCTGGACGGCCTGGAGGTGACCCGGCTCCTGGCGGGCCCGACCGCCGAACACCCCGTCCGCGTGGTCGTGGTGACGACCTTCGACCTCGATGACTACGTGCACACCGCACTGCGCGACGGCGCCTGCGGATTCCTGCTGAAGCGGTCGGGTCCCAACCTGCTGATCGAGGGCGTACGGGCGGCGATGGCCGGAGACACCCTGATCAGCCCGCAGCTCACGGTCCGGCTGCTGCGCAGCCTGTCCGCCGCGGAGCCCGTCGCGCAGGCCCTTCCGCAGTCGGCCGCGGAACCCGTTCCCGGGCCGCGGACGGCGGCCAAGGACCCGCTGACCGCGCGCGAACGCGAGATCGCGCTGCTCGTCGCACGCGGACTGACCAACGCCGAGGTCGGCGCCGAGCTGTTCATCTCGCCGGGCACCGCCAAGACCCATGTCGCCAACATCCAGGCGAAGCTGGCGGTCCGCAACCGGGTGGGCATCGCCGCGTGGGCCTGGGAGACCGGGCTGGTGAGCGGCGCCTAACACCGGCCGGCCGGCCGCCGGGCCGGCGGCCGCAGCTCAGTTCTGGCGGTGCGGCCCGAGGTCGCGCAGGACGGCCGCCAGTTCCTCCGCGGTCGGACCCGGGCCCGGCAGGTCCGCCGTGGGGAGCGCGGCGGCCCGCAGGCCGTCGAGGAAGAGTGCCAGCTGCCGGCGCCAGGCGTGCGGGGGTGCGGCGGCCGCGAGCGAGGGGACGGTGCGCCCGAGCGTGGCCAGGCAGAGGAGCACGTCCTCGACGGTGACGTCGGGGCGCATCGCACCGCCCTGCTGGGCCCGGCCCACCAGCAGGGTGATGGTTTCGTGGTTGTGCGCGTGGATGGCGTCGAGGGAGGTGACGCCCTCGACGGCCGTGGTCATGAGGTCGTTCGCCCCCCGATCGGCGGCCAGCACCGTGAAGACCGACTCGAGGTAGCCGGCCAGTGCGGCCCACGGGTCCGCGGCGCCCCGGGCCTCCTGTCCGGCGGCGATGGTGCCGTGGAGCGCGTTCTCGAAGACCGCGTCGATGAGGGCGGCACGGGTGGGGAAGTGCCGGTACAGGGTGGCGTTTCCGACACCGGCCCCGCGGGCGATCTCGTCGAGGGGAACGTCCAGGCCCTGCGCGGCGAACGCCTTGCGTGCCGTGGCCAGGAGCAGCTCGCGGTTGCGCCGTGCGTCGCGCCGTACCGGCTCGGGCCGTTCGGTGCCCGGGGTCATGTCCACTCCTCGCGTCGCCGGCGGGTACCGGGGATGTACCGGGGACAATCCCCCGGTACGGATGCTACCGGGGCGGCGGGGAGCGGGGAGCGGGGGCGTCACGCGGTGAGCCGCCGCGACCACCGTACGGGCAGGGCGGCCACACCCCTGAGCATGCTGTGGGGGCGGCGCACCAGGGAGCCGGGGTCCACGTCCAGGGCGAGGTCCGGCAGTCGCCGCAGCAGCGTCGCCAGCGCGATCCGCCCTTCGACGCGGGCGAGCGGAGCGCCCAGGCAGCGGTGGATGCCGTGGCCGAACGCGAGGTGCCCGCGGACGGGGCGCCAGATGTCGAAGCGGTCGGGGTCGGGGAAGTGCCGGGGGTCCCGGGAGGCCGCGGCCAAGGAGAGCATCACCGTGTCGCCCGCCGGGATGCGGATCCCGTCGATCTCGACGGGTTCGGCGGCGTGACGGAACGCCGCGACGGTGACGGGCCCGTCGTGGCGGAGCATCTCCTCGACGGCGCCGTCGATCAGGCTCGGGTCCGCGCGCAGTGCGGCGAGTTGGTCCGGGTGGTTCAGCAGGTTGAGGAGGCCCCCTGAGATCAGGTTGACCGTGGTCTCGTGCCCCGCGACGAGCAGGAGGAAGGCCATGCCGAGCAGCTCCTCCGGCGACAGTGCGTCCTCCTCGGAGGATGCCCGGACCAGTGCGCTCATCAGGTCCTGCGGACCTTCTCCCGGGTCACCGGCCTTGGCGGCGATGAGCGAGGCGAAGTACGCGGCCATCTCGCCGCCGGCGGACGCGGCCGCGGCGGGCGAGGACGGAGCCACGAGTTCGGCGGACCAGGCGTGGAAGAGGTGCTGGTCCGCGAACGGCACTCCGAGCAGCTCGCAGATCACGGTCAGCGGCAGCGGCAGCGCGTAGCCGGCGACCAGGTCGGCGGTCCCGGCCCGCGGGAGGGCGTCGAGGAGCTCGTCGGCGATCCGCTGGACGCGGGGCCGCAGGGCGTCGACCCGTCCGGCGGTGAACTCGCGGGCCACCAGGGCGCGCAGCCGGGTGTGCTGAGGGGCGTCGACCTGCAGCATGTTCAGCCCGATGGCGTTCCCGCCGTCGCTGTCCCATGTCGAGGAGTGCCGTATGTCGTTGCGCAGCCGGGAATCGGTCAGCCCGGCGCGCACCTCGTCCCGGCCGAGCACGAGCCAGACGTCGCCGCTGCCGGGCACGTGGACGCGGTGCACGCCGCCCTTCTCGCGGAGCGCGGCCAAGGCGGGGTAGGGGTCTGCGGTGACGTCGACTCCCGCGGGAGCGAGCTCCTGAAGTGTGGGTGCGGGCATGGTGGTTCCCCCTTCGAAAAACGGGGCCTACTCCCCGCTTCATGAAGAGGACGCTACCACGAATCGGGGAGTACTCCCCGTTTAATGGGCGGGGCTGTCGCCGTGACATGGCTCCGCCGGCTTCGGCGAGTCGGACTCAGCGAGTCGGACTCAGCTAGTTGGCCGCACCCGGAATCAGGAGCGTTCGTAGTACCAGCCGTCGCCGCTCGCCGGTCCGATGTTGTGCTGGAGTCCGATCGGGTCGCTCCTGGTGAAGAACGAGGGGTCCAGCACCCCGCAGAACTGGCTCTGGGACTTGCTCTTGTCCACGGCCGCCGCCCCGACGTTGATCCGGCTGCCCCCGTTGGTCACCGACACCACCTTGGCCACGTTCTCGCAGTGGCCCATCTGGGACTCGGTGACCAGGCGGACCGCCCCGGACCGGGAGACGGTCACCGTCTCCGGCTGGCCGATGTTGAAGTCGGCCTTGATGGTCCAGGACCCGACGAAGTACGCAGGCACCGCGTCACCCCCCGAGGAACCGCCGTTCGGCGAGCCGGAGCCGCCGGGATTCGTGCCCGAACCGCCGCTGGGGCTGCCGCCTCCGGCGCCCCCGGCGGCGGGACCCGAACCGGTGCCCTTGGTCGGGCCGGTTCCCGTACCGCCCGCCCCGCCCGGGGTGCCGCCTCCGGGCGTCCCGGCACCCGCCGCGGCGCCCTGCGCGGCCGCTCCGCCCGGGCCCGAAGCGCCGCCCACCTGACCGCCGACCTGGCCCCCGACCTGCCCCCCGACCTGGCCGTCCTGGGCCGGGGCGGTGGGGTTCTGGGCGCTGGGCGCACCCGGGGTCGGCGAACCGCCCGCCCCGGACGGGGAACCGCCGCTGCCGGGTGTCACGGGAGCGCTCGCGGCCGGGGGCGAGGACCGCGATCCGCCGCCGTCACCGCCGCCGAACGGCTGGATCAGGGCCACCGTGCCGCCACCGACCGAGAACACGAGGACGGCCGGCACGGCGACGGTCCACCGCCGCCGGCGCCCGGACCGCTCGCCCCCGGCGGTGGCGCCCCCGGTCACCGACCCGACCACCGGACCGGCGGCGGGCCCGCCCGCGGGACCGGCCGCCGGATCGACCACCGCCCCCACCACCGCCCCGCCAGCCGCCTCAGCCCCGCCAGCCCCGCCAGCCCCGCCCTTCGGCCGCAGGTCGACCGTCGCCCGGTCGGCGCGCCCGGAGCCGCGCTCCCCCGCACCCTCCCGCTCGGGCTCCGCCTCCGCGTCGAGCAGCCGCGCCGCCTGCTGAGCGAGGCGCGCCACCACCTTGGGCGGCAGCCAGGCCCCGCCGAGCTTCGCCGGGCGGACCCGCTCGGGATCCTCCAGCAGCTCGTCCACTCCGGGCCGTTCGTCGACGCCCTTGGTCAGGCAGCGGCCGATGAAGGCGCGCAGGGCCCCGTCCCCGACCTTCTCCAGGGCCGGCTCGCCCTCCACGATCTGGAACATCACCGCGTGCTGGTTGCTGGCTCCGTGCCCGAACGGCAGCTCGCCCGTGGCCGCGTACATCAGCACGCAGCCGAGGGTGAACACGTCGCTCTTCGCCCCGGCGCGCTGCCCGCGCACCTGCTCGGGCGACATGAACCCGGGCGAGCCGACGACCATACCGGTGCTGGTGAGCAGCGATTCGACGGACGTCTCCAGTGCGCGCGAGATCCCGAAGTCGATGACGCGGGTGCCCTCGACGGTCAGCATCACGTTCGACGGCTTGAGGTCGCGGTGCACGATCCCGGCCGAGTGGATGTCCTTCAGCGCGCGCAGCAGTCCGTCCGCGAGGGCGTGTACGGAGTCCACGGGCAGGGGGCCGTGCCGCCGCACGATCTGCTCCAGCGAGAGACCGGGGACGTACCCCGTGGCCACCCAGGGCCGGTCGGCTTCGGGGTCCGCGTCGAGGACGGGTGCGGTGTACCGCTCGCCCACGCGCCGGGCGGCGTCGATCTCGCGGCGGAAGCGGGCCCGGAACTGCTCGTTCGAGACGTGCTCCTCGTGCACCACCTTCACGGCGACCGTACGCCCGCCCTCGGACCGGGCCAGGAACACCCGCCCCATCCCCCCGGCGCCGAGCCGCCCGAGCAGCAGGTACGGCCCGATCCGGCTCGGGTCCCCGGCCGCGAGCGGCTTTATGCCGCCGTCCACGTTGTCGTCGTCACTCAGTGCGCTGGTCATGCTGCCCGTCCCCCGATGATCCCCCTGCGGCCGGCCGAACCGGCCGGTCCAGTCGAACGCGCCTCAGCCTAAAGGCAGTTCGTTGCAGGATGAAGGCAAGGGTGGCCGCCGTGGAGGGTTCCGGACGGCGCGGCCCGCGCCACGCGCACGGGTCAGCGATCGCGGAAGCCGCGCCGGTCGGTCCGGGTGGGCCGCTCCCCGCCACTCCCCGCCGCGCACGTCCCGGAAGTCCTCGGACCGCTGGAGGGTGACGATTCCGTGCTGCCCTGTACCACCGGCCTTCTCCCCAAGGGACGGCCGGCGGGGTCGGCCACGGTGCGCGGGCCCGGGCGCGGAGGGGACGCCAATGGGCGCTATGTCCGCCCCGTGGATGCTGCTTGAGTGCGCGTAGTTCGTTCGCACCGTTCCCCAGCAGCCCCCATGCCCTACCGTCCCCGCTTCCGCACCGCCGCGATCGGCGCGTGCGCTTCCCGTACAGGCTCAGGGCCAGCGGACGACGGCCGCTGCCAGTGCGCGGCAATCGCGCGCGGAAGCGCAGGTCGCCAGCTTCCTCCAGGACTACCTGGACGCCGTGAACGGCATCCAGCGCGATGGCAGGTCCCCGCTCCAGGTCCGCGAGGAGTACCTCACCACCGAACTCGACGACACACTCACCGCCTGGGGCTCCGAGTATCAGGTGGAACCGATTCTGCGCGCGCAGAATCTCCCGAAGACCTGGTCATCGACGGCCTGACCGACCCCACCCCCGCGGCCTGACGGTCCGACTCCGCACGTCCCCGCCACTCCGGGCCGCGGAGGGTGCCCGGAGCGGCGGCACGCCTGCCGTCAGAGGCTGCGGACGAACTCCGCGAAGGCGGCGGGGGCGACGGTGAAGGCGGGGCCGCCGGGGTTCTTGGAGTCCCGGACGGCGATGCGGCAGGGCTGGGGGGCGACCTCCACGCACTCGCCGCCGGTGTCCGCACTGTACGAGGACTTGTGCCAGGCGGTGGCGCCGAGCGGGGCGCATTCGACGCAATCACCGCCGGTGTCACCGCTGTACGAGGACTTACGCCACCGCGCGCCCGTCAGGTTCTGGATGGTGTCCATAGCGTTCCTCCATTACGCGGGCGATCAGTCCCGCCGACTTCTCCACGGAGAGCGCGGCGGCCTGCAGGTGATCGTAACGGAGCGAACCCTCCCTGAGGGCTGCCGGATTGGCCGTCATATGACCCTGGACGAAGTCCTCGGTGTAGACGATGTCCGGGTCGTCCTCGAAGCGCAGGAGGGTGAAGGTGCCCGGCAGCCCGGCGTGCGCGCCCGCCTCGAAGGGCAGGATCTGCACCCGCACCCACTCCCGGTCCCGAAGCCCCAGCAGGTGGGCGAGCTGGTCCCGCATCACCTCCCGGCCACCGACCTCCTGATGCAGGGTCGCCTCGCTCAGCACCACCCACATCAGCGGCGGCTGCTCGCGCTCCAGGATCCGCTGGCGCTCCATTCGGGCGGCCACCTGCGCGTCGAGGCCCTTCTCGTGCCGCACCCCGAGCACGGCCCGCGCGTACGCCTCCGTCTGGAGCAGTCCGTAGATCAGCTGGGCCTGGAAGGTGGAGATGTACGCCGCCTTCGCCTCCATCTCCGCGTACGCCTGGAACCACGTGGGCAACTGGCTCCGCAGCACCAGCCCCACCAGCCGGGAGAACACCCCGCCCGTCCCCAACGCCGCGTCGATCCGCTCCGAGAATTCTCGGGTCGGCACCTTCCTGGCCGTCTCGATCTGCCCGATCAGCGAGGCCGCGCAGAAGACGATGGCCCCCAACTGCCCCTGTTTCAGCCCGGCGGCCTCCCGCAAGCGGCGCAGTTCCGAGCCGTAGTAGTCCAGCGGCGACGCGCTGGGATCGAGGTCGCGGATGTTGACCATGGGACGGTCACCCCCAAGTGCACACCGTGCGGCGTTCGTTTCAGTCCATAGCCGAGCGTAACCATCCCGCTCCAGCCTGGTGCCATGAATCTCGCAACTTGGCACTCCGGGGACGAAGTTGACGCCAGCTATCGCATGGGTTTCACCGTCGGTGACCACTCCGCCCGCCACATGCGCCGCATCCTGCGGCTGTTCCTGACCCGCTGGGAGCTCGAAGGACTCGCCGACGCCGCCGAGCTCGCCCTGACCGAGCTGGTCGCCAACGTCGTACGCCACGTCCCGGGCCGGGCCTGCGTCGTACTCATCCTCCGCCGCCCGGACGGGCTGCGCGTGGAGGTGTCGGACGGTTGCCCGGCACCGCCGCTCGCACCGAGGACCCCCGGAGAGCTGGACGAGGGCGGTCGCGGGCTCCTCCTGGTCGAAGCGGTGGCCGACCGGTGGGGTGCGGACCCGAACTCCACCGGGAAGACGGTGTGGTTCGAGTGCGACGCCCGCCCTCCCCTCCCCCGTGGCTAGCGGGTGCGCGCGTGCTCGACCGCCGCCGCCGCGAGGCCCGCGATCAGGGGGTGGGCGCGGGTACCGTCGCCGTCCAGTTCGGGCTGGAAGAGGGTGGCCAGGAAGAAGGGGTGGGCGGCCAGTTCGGCGATGCGGATGTCGCCGGACTCGTCGGCTCCGGTGAAGGTCATGCCGTGGGCCCGCAGGAGGTCCAGGTGGTGCGGGTTCGGGCCGTAGTTGCAGTGGTAGCGCGCCTGGGTCCGGTCGGAGCCGATCAGGCGGGCGGCGCGGGAGCCGGGGGTGACCCGTACGGTGCCCTCGTGGCCGACGAGCGAACAGGCCAGCGGGACGACCACCGCGTCGGCGTCGGCGGTCGAGGGGGCGTTCTCGGCATGGCCGGCCCGGTCCAGACCGCAGACGGTACGGGCGAACTCCAGCAGGGCGTGCTGGAAGCCGCCGCACGTACCCAGGAAGGGGATGCCGTTCTCCCGGGCGTCCTGGATCGCCGTGAGGACCCCGCCCTCGCTGCGGTAGGGGCTGCCGGGCAGGACCCAGACGGCGTCGAAGCCGTCCATGCCCTCGCCCGCCTCCTCGGTGGGGATCCAGTAGGCGTCCAGGTCCAGGCCCTCGCGCAGGCGCAGCGCCTCCAGCAGGCCGGGGATCCGGGCATGCGAGCGGACGGCCTCGGAGCGGTCGCCGACCAGGGCGATGCGGGCGGTGGGGTTCACGGTGTCGTGCGTGGTGCTGTTCCTCATGGATGCCATCCTGCGGACCGATCGGGCATCAGGTCCAACGATGATTCCTGGTCGGCGCATTAGCGATACTGATGCACATGGATCCGCATCTCCTCCGCACCTTCGTCGCGGTCCTC carries:
- a CDS encoding sensor histidine kinase; translation: MAHRDRAVICAVTAACCAAALFLGVRPLPALAAVGVVLGALCCWPRSRGWTGAATGGAGVLLLVASFAWPGRGTAEGSVWHLVAVGAVLLLLTAAVRWSPRRQLLAGGGLGAVAVAVWTVPLVPDASFFESLGLMAFWSAPVLVSAVVGGYPRLMEDRRRQAVLAARRAQQLELAHDLHDFVAHDVSGIVVQAQAARFVAQQDPAAAARALERIERAGLAALASIDRTVRMLHAADKNPGGSGGPSPDEDEDEAAGGARTVLPGTGQLGEVVERFSGTGPVRATLDLAPGVTDALSREGAAAVHRVVVEALTNVRRHAPGAAGVRVALSTDRTTVEVSVTDDGGRGRSSHLPGLPRLDRGLRGARGGGGLLALAERVRACGGTFTSGPYSDGWRVTAILPATPPPAVGPHTPGPRTAGPRAPGPRAPGPRAPGPPAPGPPATAS
- a CDS encoding response regulator transcription factor, translating into MTTRILIADDQEDVRNGFRLILDSQPDMTVVGEAADGVAAVELARALRPDVVLADIRMPRLDGLEVTRLLAGPTAEHPVRVVVVTTFDLDDYVHTALRDGACGFLLKRSGPNLLIEGVRAAMAGDTLISPQLTVRLLRSLSAAEPVAQALPQSAAEPVPGPRTAAKDPLTAREREIALLVARGLTNAEVGAELFISPGTAKTHVANIQAKLAVRNRVGIAAWAWETGLVSGA
- a CDS encoding TetR/AcrR family transcriptional regulator → MTPGTERPEPVRRDARRNRELLLATARKAFAAQGLDVPLDEIARGAGVGNATLYRHFPTRAALIDAVFENALHGTIAAGQEARGAADPWAALAGYLESVFTVLAADRGANDLMTTAVEGVTSLDAIHAHNHETITLLVGRAQQGGAMRPDVTVEDVLLCLATLGRTVPSLAAAAPPHAWRRQLALFLDGLRAAALPTADLPGPGPTAEELAAVLRDLGPHRQN
- a CDS encoding cytochrome P450 family protein, encoding MPAPTLQELAPAGVDVTADPYPALAALREKGGVHRVHVPGSGDVWLVLGRDEVRAGLTDSRLRNDIRHSSTWDSDGGNAIGLNMLQVDAPQHTRLRALVAREFTAGRVDALRPRVQRIADELLDALPRAGTADLVAGYALPLPLTVICELLGVPFADQHLFHAWSAELVAPSSPAAAASAGGEMAAYFASLIAAKAGDPGEGPQDLMSALVRASSEEDALSPEELLGMAFLLLVAGHETTVNLISGGLLNLLNHPDQLAALRADPSLIDGAVEEMLRHDGPVTVAAFRHAAEPVEIDGIRIPAGDTVMLSLAAASRDPRHFPDPDRFDIWRPVRGHLAFGHGIHRCLGAPLARVEGRIALATLLRRLPDLALDVDPGSLVRRPHSMLRGVAALPVRWSRRLTA
- a CDS encoding serine/threonine-protein kinase, which gives rise to MTSALSDDDNVDGGIKPLAAGDPSRIGPYLLLGRLGAGGMGRVFLARSEGGRTVAVKVVHEEHVSNEQFRARFRREIDAARRVGERYTAPVLDADPEADRPWVATGYVPGLSLEQIVRRHGPLPVDSVHALADGLLRALKDIHSAGIVHRDLKPSNVMLTVEGTRVIDFGISRALETSVESLLTSTGMVVGSPGFMSPEQVRGQRAGAKSDVFTLGCVLMYAATGELPFGHGASNQHAVMFQIVEGEPALEKVGDGALRAFIGRCLTKGVDERPGVDELLEDPERVRPAKLGGAWLPPKVVARLAQQAARLLDAEAEPEREGAGERGSGRADRATVDLRPKGGAGGAGGAEAAGGAVVGAVVDPAAGPAGGPAAGPVVGSVTGGATAGGERSGRRRRWTVAVPAVLVFSVGGGTVALIQPFGGGDGGGSRSSPPAASAPVTPGSGGSPSGAGGSPTPGAPSAQNPTAPAQDGQVGGQVGGQVGGQVGGASGPGGAAAQGAAAGAGTPGGGTPGGAGGTGTGPTKGTGSGPAAGGAGGGSPSGGSGTNPGGSGSPNGGSSGGDAVPAYFVGSWTIKADFNIGQPETVTVSRSGAVRLVTESQMGHCENVAKVVSVTNGGSRINVGAAAVDKSKSQSQFCGVLDPSFFTRSDPIGLQHNIGPASGDGWYYERS
- a CDS encoding DUF397 domain-containing protein yields the protein MDTIQNLTGARWRKSSYSGDTGGDCVECAPLGATAWHKSSYSADTGGECVEVAPQPCRIAVRDSKNPGGPAFTVAPAAFAEFVRSL
- a CDS encoding helix-turn-helix domain-containing protein — its product is MVNIRDLDPSASPLDYYGSELRRLREAAGLKQGQLGAIVFCAASLIGQIETARKVPTREFSERIDAALGTGGVFSRLVGLVLRSQLPTWFQAYAEMEAKAAYISTFQAQLIYGLLQTEAYARAVLGVRHEKGLDAQVAARMERQRILEREQPPLMWVVLSEATLHQEVGGREVMRDQLAHLLGLRDREWVRVQILPFEAGAHAGLPGTFTLLRFEDDPDIVYTEDFVQGHMTANPAALREGSLRYDHLQAAALSVEKSAGLIARVMEERYGHHPEPDGRAVA
- a CDS encoding ATP-binding protein, which translates into the protein MNLATWHSGDEVDASYRMGFTVGDHSARHMRRILRLFLTRWELEGLADAAELALTELVANVVRHVPGRACVVLILRRPDGLRVEVSDGCPAPPLAPRTPGELDEGGRGLLLVEAVADRWGADPNSTGKTVWFECDARPPLPRG
- a CDS encoding CTP synthase C-terminal region-related (seleno)protein, which produces MASMRNSTTHDTVNPTARIALVGDRSEAVRSHARIPGLLEALRLREGLDLDAYWIPTEEAGEGMDGFDAVWVLPGSPYRSEGGVLTAIQDARENGIPFLGTCGGFQHALLEFARTVCGLDRAGHAENAPSTADADAVVVPLACSLVGHEGTVRVTPGSRAARLIGSDRTQARYHCNYGPNPHHLDLLRAHGMTFTGADESGDIRIAELAAHPFFLATLFQPELDGDGTRAHPLIAGLAAAAVEHARTR